In Brachypodium distachyon strain Bd21 chromosome 2, Brachypodium_distachyon_v3.0, whole genome shotgun sequence, one genomic interval encodes:
- the LOC100831836 gene encoding putative pectinesterase 11: protein MLNNRVNTPPRAETAAAATLLSLLCFCSAISSSAGSSGMSGSIILLAVDQSGKGDHRRIQDADNAAPANNSAGTVIRIKPGVYREKVMVDKPYITLAGTSANTTVITRNDAWVSDDSPTVSVLASDFVAKRLTFQNTSGSSAAAVAMRVAGDRAAFYGCSFLSFQDTLLDDTGRHYYRGCYVEGGTDFVFGNGKALFDKCHLHLTSRIGGAFTAQQRASESEDTGFSFVGCKLTGVGVRTSILGRPWGPYSRVVFGLSYMSSTVSPQGWDDWGDHHRQRTAFYGQYQCYGQGSKTDDRVRGLASSRKLKRHLSSPRLGLEDNNGFGRK, encoded by the exons ATGTTAAATAATCGCGTCAACACGCCGCCCAGGGCAGaaactgcagcagcagcgactCTACTGTCTCTGCTCTGCTTTTGCTCTGCCATCTCTTCCTCTGCCGGCTCCAGCGGCATGTCGGGCTCGATAATTCTCCTTGCTGTTGACCAGTCCGGCAAAGGCGACCACAGGAGGATCCAGGACGCGGACAATGCCGCCCCGGCGAACAACTCTGCCGGCACCGTCATACGGATCAAGCCGGGGGTTTACAG GGAGAAGGTCATGGTGGACAAGCCCTACATAACACTGGCCGGAACGAGCGCCAACACGACCGTCATCACCCGGAATGACGCCTGGGTCTCCGACGACTCCCCGACCGTCTCCGTGCTGGCCTCCGACTTCGTCGCCAAGCGCTTAACGTTTCAG AACACGTCCgggagcagcgcggcggcggtcgcgaTGAGGGTCGCAGGGGACAGAGCGGCGTTCTACGGGTGCAGTTTCCTGTCGTTCCAGGACACGCTCCTGGACGACACGGGCCGCCATTACTACCGCGGGTGCTACGTAGAAGGAGGAACTGACTTCGTCTTCGGAAACGGCAAGGCTCTTTTTGAT AAATGCCACCTGCACTTGACCTCGCGCATAGGCGGCGCGTTCACGGCGCAGCAGCGGGCGTCGGAGTCAGAGGACACGGGGTTCAGCTTCGTCGGCTGCAAGCTGACCGGCGTCGGGGTCAGGACGTCCATCTTGGGACGCCCATGGGGCCCGTACTCGCGTGTCGTCTTCGGTCTCAGTTACATGTCCAGCACGGTGAGCCCCCAAGGATGGGACGACTGGGGCGACCACCACAGGCAGAG GACGGCATTCTATGGGCAGTACCAATGTTACGGCCAAGGATCGAAAACTGATGACAGAGTTCGTGGTCTCGCGAGCTCTCGCAAGCTGAAGCGGCACCTTTCATCACCAAGGCTTGGGTTGGAGGACAACAATGGCTTCGGTAGAAAATAG
- the LOC100845997 gene encoding CBS domain-containing protein CBSX3, mitochondrial produces the protein MQGIAKALSFHGKQLRVTVLRHMNKGIFSWATLISRIQSESPAVIIPHTGLENITVREILKAKGEAEAGAVYWCSTSHLVHEAVKHMTARNVGALVVLKSGDEKKLAGIVTERDFARKILLPGRPSEGTRVEDIMTQDGKLITVTSNTNILRAMELMTDEHIRHVPVFDEKVVGMISIGDVVRAIVDQQHQEVKQLKKYITGDYY, from the exons ATGCAAGGAATTGCGAAGGCGCTGAGCTTCCATGGGAAGCAGCTAAGGGTCACAGTCCTGCGACATATGAACAAGGGGATCTTCTCCTGGGCTACCCTGATTTCGCGCATACAGAGTGAATCTCCGGCTGTGATTATACCTCACACGGGGCTAGAGAACATCACAGTACGAGAAATCCTCAAGGCAAAAGGGGAGGCTGAAGCTGGAGCAGTCTACTGGTGCAGCACCAGCCATTTGGTGCATGAAGCCGTCAAGCAT ATGACGGCCCGTAATGTAGGAGCCCTAGTGGTGCTCAAGTCAGGGGATGAGAAGAAGCTTGCAGGAATTGTAACTGAAAGAG ATTTCGCTAGGAAGATCCTTTTACCCGGGCGACCTTCAGAAGGAACAAGAGTTGAAGATATCATGACACAAGAT GGCAAGCTAATCACTGTCACCAGCAACACCAATATTCTACGTGCAATGGAGCTAATGACAG ACGAGCACATTCGGCACGTCCCTGTTTTCGACGAGAAGGTAGTTGGCATGATTTCCATTGGTGATGTCGTTAGAGCAATCGTGGACCAACAGCACCAAGAAGTAAAGCAACTGAAGAAGTACATCACGGGAGATTATTATTAG